In Erigeron canadensis isolate Cc75 chromosome 6, C_canadensis_v1, whole genome shotgun sequence, the following are encoded in one genomic region:
- the LOC122603846 gene encoding uncharacterized GPI-anchored protein At1g61900 isoform X1, translating into MGCVKAAKLFKGSLCINIFLLTILKSSFLNVIAEELPPASQLVSLPSSGIFEPIEISPSVLPHYPFLGKTLPPMYPFFPKTYKPVLTGRCPFNFSSISSIMEKTASDCSALLAPLVANVICCPQFGSSLHIFQGHYSKNSDSLVLQNTTADDCFSDIVEVLASRGANSSVPAICSFKSSNLTGGSCPVKDINTFEKTVNTSKLLDACSVIDPLKECCRSVCQPAIMEAAFQISSSQSTANLNTDTGLSTHIDVLNDCKSVVYSWLSRKLPSDAADSSFRILSACKVNKVCPLDFKQPIEVIKACKNVAAPSPSCCSSLNTYIAGVQRQMLITNRQAIICASFLGSMLRKGGVLTDIYELCDVDLKDFSLQVAYGEEGCLLRSLPADVVYDNSSGFSFTCDLSDNIAAPWPSSSSMASFSLCAPEMSLPALPTSETVYPGCDGLLLNLLIIVFALFIVHLNG; encoded by the exons ATGGGTTGTGTTAAGGCTGCTAAGCTTTTCAAAG GTTCATTATGTATTAATATCTTTCTGTTAACTATCTTGAAATCCAGTTTTCTAAATGTAATTGCTGAAGAGCTCCCTCCTGCATCTCAGCTAGTTAGTCTTCCTAGTTCGGGAATATTTGAGCCTATAGAAATATCACCTTCAGTTTTACCACACTACCCCTTCCTGGGGAAGACTTTGCCACCAATGTATCCTTTCTTCCCAAAAACATACAAACCAGTCTTAACTGGTAGATGCCCGTTTAATTTCTCATCCATTTCAAGTATCATGGAAAAAACAGCATCCGACTGTTCTGCACTTTTAGCACCACTTGTAGCAAATGTTATATGTTGCCCACAGTTTGGCAGTTCACTTCACATATTTCAGGGGCATTATAGTAAAAATTCTGATAGTTTAGTTCTACAAAATACAACTGCTGATGATTGTTTCTCAGATATTGTGGAAGTTCTGGCCAGCAGAGGTGCAAACAGCTCAGTACCAGCTATTTGTTCTTTCAAATCATCTAATTTAACTGGTGGTTCGTGTCCTGTAAAGGATATAAATACGTTTGAGAAAACAGTAAATACAAGCAAATTATTGGATGCTTGTAGTGTAATTGATCCTCTTAAGGAGTGCTGCAGATCAGTTTGTCAACCAGCAATTATGGAAGCTGCTTTTCAGATATCTTCATCACAATCGACTGCTAATTTGAACACGGACACGGGCTTATCTACCCATATTGATGTGCTTAACGATTGCAAAAGTGTTGTGTATTCATGGCTTTCAAGGAAACTTCCATCAGATGCTGCAGATTCTTCATTTAGAATATTATCTGCTTGTAAAGTCAACAAAG TTTGCCCTTTGGATTTCAAGCAGCCAATTGAGGTGATAAAAGCTTGTAAAAATGTGGCAGCTCCAAGTCCTTCATGCTGTAGTTCATTGAACACATACATTGCAGGAGTACAAAGGCAAATGTTAATTACAAACAGACAAGCGATAATCTGTGCATCATTTTTGGGGTCCATGCTAAGAAAAGGCGGAGTACTAACAGACATATATGAGCTTTGTGATGTCGACTTGAAAGATTTTAGCCTCCAAG TAGCTTATGGAGAAGAAG GGTGTCTACTTAGAAGCTTGCCTGCAGATGTGGTGTATGACAATTCAAGTGGGTTCAGCTTTACATGCGACTTGAGTGACAATATTGCTGCTCCTTGGCCTTCATCATCATCCATGGCATCATTCTCCCTATGTGCTCCTG AGATGTCATTGCCTGCCCTACCAACATCAGAGACAGTATATCCTG GGTGCGACGGGCTTCTTTTGAATCTCCTCATAATCGTCTTTGCGCTTTTTATAGTTCATTTGAATGGTTAG
- the LOC122603846 gene encoding uncharacterized GPI-anchored protein At1g61900 isoform X2 — MGCVKAAKLFKGSLCINIFLLTILKSSFLNVIAEELPPASQLVSLPSSGIFEPIEISPSVLPHYPFLGKTLPPMYPFFPKTYKPVLTGRCPFNFSSISSIMEKTASDCSALLAPLVANVICCPQFGSSLHIFQGHYSKNSDSLVLQNTTADDCFSDIVEVLASRGANSSVPAICSFKSSNLTGGSCPVKDINTFEKTVNTSKLLDACSVIDPLKECCRSVCQPAIMEAAFQISSSQSTANLNTDTGLSTHIDVLNDCKSVVYSWLSRKLPSDAADSSFRILSACKVNKVCPLDFKQPIEVIKACKNVAAPSPSCCSSLNTYIAGVQRQMLITNRQAIICASFLGSMLRKGGVLTDIYELCDVDLKDFSLQAYGEEGCLLRSLPADVVYDNSSGFSFTCDLSDNIAAPWPSSSSMASFSLCAPEMSLPALPTSETVYPGCDGLLLNLLIIVFALFIVHLNG, encoded by the exons ATGGGTTGTGTTAAGGCTGCTAAGCTTTTCAAAG GTTCATTATGTATTAATATCTTTCTGTTAACTATCTTGAAATCCAGTTTTCTAAATGTAATTGCTGAAGAGCTCCCTCCTGCATCTCAGCTAGTTAGTCTTCCTAGTTCGGGAATATTTGAGCCTATAGAAATATCACCTTCAGTTTTACCACACTACCCCTTCCTGGGGAAGACTTTGCCACCAATGTATCCTTTCTTCCCAAAAACATACAAACCAGTCTTAACTGGTAGATGCCCGTTTAATTTCTCATCCATTTCAAGTATCATGGAAAAAACAGCATCCGACTGTTCTGCACTTTTAGCACCACTTGTAGCAAATGTTATATGTTGCCCACAGTTTGGCAGTTCACTTCACATATTTCAGGGGCATTATAGTAAAAATTCTGATAGTTTAGTTCTACAAAATACAACTGCTGATGATTGTTTCTCAGATATTGTGGAAGTTCTGGCCAGCAGAGGTGCAAACAGCTCAGTACCAGCTATTTGTTCTTTCAAATCATCTAATTTAACTGGTGGTTCGTGTCCTGTAAAGGATATAAATACGTTTGAGAAAACAGTAAATACAAGCAAATTATTGGATGCTTGTAGTGTAATTGATCCTCTTAAGGAGTGCTGCAGATCAGTTTGTCAACCAGCAATTATGGAAGCTGCTTTTCAGATATCTTCATCACAATCGACTGCTAATTTGAACACGGACACGGGCTTATCTACCCATATTGATGTGCTTAACGATTGCAAAAGTGTTGTGTATTCATGGCTTTCAAGGAAACTTCCATCAGATGCTGCAGATTCTTCATTTAGAATATTATCTGCTTGTAAAGTCAACAAAG TTTGCCCTTTGGATTTCAAGCAGCCAATTGAGGTGATAAAAGCTTGTAAAAATGTGGCAGCTCCAAGTCCTTCATGCTGTAGTTCATTGAACACATACATTGCAGGAGTACAAAGGCAAATGTTAATTACAAACAGACAAGCGATAATCTGTGCATCATTTTTGGGGTCCATGCTAAGAAAAGGCGGAGTACTAACAGACATATATGAGCTTTGTGATGTCGACTTGAAAGATTTTAGCCTCCAAG CTTATGGAGAAGAAG GGTGTCTACTTAGAAGCTTGCCTGCAGATGTGGTGTATGACAATTCAAGTGGGTTCAGCTTTACATGCGACTTGAGTGACAATATTGCTGCTCCTTGGCCTTCATCATCATCCATGGCATCATTCTCCCTATGTGCTCCTG AGATGTCATTGCCTGCCCTACCAACATCAGAGACAGTATATCCTG GGTGCGACGGGCTTCTTTTGAATCTCCTCATAATCGTCTTTGCGCTTTTTATAGTTCATTTGAATGGTTAG
- the LOC122604307 gene encoding uncharacterized protein LOC122604307, which yields MCPTAWRGMHTRGDIGQPSMILQAVASTDLRIWNAYFGQQGSNNDINVFESLPILEELISGLAPTAPFYANDNYYKAGYYLSDDIYPKYATFVKSLTDPIDDKRKYFKKKQESARKDIGRAFGVLKKRWKDEDKAFCQDFYEHDPTLNEEYWMQEIPMEKRIENSNAVRSRKTHNMLLADLVDHVWENSMRADEEEYVPPTVESYFSDDD from the exons ATGTGTCCTACCGCATGGCGTGGTATGCATACACGAGGGGATATTGGGCAGCCGTCCATGATACTTCAGGCTGTCGCATCGACTGATTTGCGGATTTGGAACGCTTATTTTGGGCAGCAAGGTTCAAACAATGACATCAACGTATTTGAGTCGTTGCCCATACTTGAAGAACTTATTTCCGGGTTGGCACCTACAG CTCCTTTTTATGCAAACGACAATTATTACAAAGCCGGATATTATTTGAGTGATGACATCTATCCAAAGTATGCTACCTTTGTGAAGTCATTAACCGACCCAATTGATGACAAAAGAAAATACTTCAAGAAAAAACAGGAGTCGGCGAGAAAGGATATTGGACGAGCTTTTGGCGTGTTGAAGAAGCGTTGGAAA GATGAAGACAAAGCTTTCTGCCAAGACTTCTACGAGCACGACCCGACTTTAAACGAGGAATATTGGATGCAAGAAATTCCAATGGAGAAGCGGATTGAGAACTCAAATGCGGTTAGAAGCAGGAAAACACATAACATGTTATTGGCTGATTTGGTGGATCATGTATGGGAGAATAGCATGAGGGCGGACGAGGAAGAATACGTGCCGCCTACCGTTGAGTCATACTTTAGCGATGACGACTAG